One region of Quercus lobata isolate SW786 chromosome 2, ValleyOak3.0 Primary Assembly, whole genome shotgun sequence genomic DNA includes:
- the LOC115962976 gene encoding uncharacterized protein LOC115962976 produces MGFSTNGVYKINYDGAVFSEVNKSGIGVVIRDSSGQVIAALVQQLSQAYQAVKVVAMAASKALEFGNEIGIDKEIVERDSDTVVKALGNLDKGLSSYGLLINDEGLFSVPSYSHTRRDGNRHAHSLARLVITMSVCTVWMKDVPPYTLYFIQADLVDLS; encoded by the coding sequence ATGGGCTTCTCCACCAATGGTGtctacaaaattaattatgatggtGCAGTTTTTTCCGAAGTTAACAAATCTGGAATAGGTGTGGTGATCCGTGACAGTTCTGGACAAGTAATTGCAGCTTTAGTTCAGCAGCTGAGTCAAGCTTATCAAGCAGTTAAGGTTGTAGCTATGGCGGCTTCTAAAGCTCTGGAGTTTGGCAACGAGATTGGTATTGATAAAGAGATTGTGGAGAGGGACTCAGATACAGTTGTGAAGGCTTTGGGGAATTTGGATAAAGGGCTGTCTTCCTATGGCCTTTTGATCAATGATGAGGGTTTGTTTTCAGTACCGTCTTACTCTCATACCAGGAGAGATGGCAATAGACATGCTCATAGTTTAGCTAGGCTAGTTATAACCATGTCAGTGTGTACTGTGTGGATGAAGGATGTTCCACCCTACACCTTATATTTTATTCAAGCTGATTTAGTTGACCTTTCATAA